One Rhipicephalus microplus isolate Deutch F79 chromosome 4, USDA_Rmic, whole genome shotgun sequence genomic window carries:
- the LOC119171887 gene encoding uncharacterized protein LOC119171887, translated as MEASSGRSSIPAHEVAGESQAVTTSVVPANPHSAARSRSLTDPHHEAASMTIPANIEASVAAVPNFSTQQEPKPLIAASPGSLGTEAEARKRLYLTIAITYMASLSFGFSVAYSSPALPSIRRNMEFSAAESDWFGSLVMLGAVLGGVGGGRQLNVIGRRGTLIASSLWFMVGWLCLVVATPKAALFVGRLLTGIGTGIVALTVSVFISEISPANLRGQLNTGANLILCGGILAVFVLGKFLTFWLLAACCLIPAAAMSVALFWCHESPRWLLKNNQRRSAAAALRFYFGPGAASELAALEAALSHMHGATGLSLRDMTSRRVYRSFLCVLLIMSMQQLSAVSLIITFTLDIFQDAGTTVSPEDAAIILAFIQMVMVGVATFLADRVGRKVLLVFSTILSSVCLGALGLSFSLKASVGDSFKETYGWLPLTSLGLFFVGYSVGLGPLPWVLLGEMIPLKARAFATGTCTAILFAEAFAVTLSYNGMRAILGVAGTFWFYGASLVVCLVLLLVFVPETGGKDLEEIEKLFGGTSSSPQESGVKNRDQSVG; from the exons ATGGAAGCCAGCAGTGGTAGATCTTCGATTCCAGCGCATGAAGTTGCCGGGGAAAGCCAAGCCGTCACAACAAGCGTAGTGCCAGCGAATCCGCACTCAGCGGCAAGGAGCAGAAGCTTAACGGACCCGCACCATGAGGCCGCAAGCATGACAATCCCAGCTAATATAGAAGCCAGCGTGGCAGCTGTTCCGAACTTTTCGACTCAGCAGGAGCCAAAGCCATTGATAGCGGCATCGCCGGGAAGTTTGGGTACAGAGGCGGAAGCGCGCAAGCGGTTGTACCTGACCATAGCCATAACGTACATGGCATCTCTATCGTTTGGATTTTCCGTGGCTTACTCTTCGCCAGCGCTTCCAAGCATTAGGAGGAACATGGAGTTCAGCGCGGCCGAAAGTGACTGGTTCGGTTCTCTCGTCATGCTGGGTGCAGTCTTAGGAGGCGTAGGTGGTG GCCGGCAACTGAACGTGATCGGCCGTCGCGGCACCCTGATTGCCTCCTCACTCTGGTTCATGGTAGGCTGGCTGTGCCTGGTGGTGGCCACTCCCAAGGCGGCGTTGTTTGTCGGCCGCCTGCTCACGGGCATTGGCACCGGCATTGTGGCCCTCACCGTCAGCGTATTCATCTCTGAGATATCCCCGGCCAACCTGCGGGGCCAGCTGAACACGGGGGCCAACCTCATCCTTTGCGGTGGTATTCTGGCCGTCTTCGTGCTCGGCAAGTTCCTGACCTTCTGGCTCCTGGCGGCCTGTTGTTTGATACCAGCGGCCGCCATGAGCGTCGCGTTGTTCTGGTGCCACGAGTCGCCCCGTTGGCTCCTCAAAAACAATCAACGACGCAGCGCGGCTGCAGCGCTGCGCTTTTACTTTGGTCCGGGTGCCGCGAGCGAGTTGGCCGCATTAGAAGCTGCCCTGTCACATATGCACGGTGCCACAGGTTTATCGCTACGAGATATGACTTCGCGCCGCGTGTACCGGTCATTTCTGTGCGTCCTGCTCATCATGTCGATGCAGCAGCTCTCGGCCGTTTCCCTGATCATCACGTTCACTCTGGACATCTTCCAAGATGCCGGCACAACCGTGTCGCCCGAGGACGCTGCTATTATTCTGGCATTTATACAG ATGGTGATGGTAGGAGTAGCCACCTTTCTTGCCGACCGCGTCGGTCGCAAAGTTCTTCTCGTGTTCTCGACGATACTGTCATCGGTCTGTCTTGGCGCGCTCGGCCTGTCCTTCAGCTTGAAGGCAAGCGTGGGCGACAGCTTCAAGGAGACCTATGGCTGGCTACCTTTGACAAGCCTCGGCCTCTTCTTTGTCGGCTACTCCGTGGGCCTGGGTCCGTTGCCCTGGGTACTACTTGGCGAGATGATTCCGCTGAAGGCCAGAGCGTTTGCAACGGGAACTTGCACAGCCATCTTGTTTGCCGAAGCCTTTGCTGTGACATTGAGCTACAACGGGATGCGTGCCATCCTGGGCGTAGCTGGAACGTTCTGGTTCTACGGAGCATCCCTTGTCGTTTGTCTTGTTCTATTGCTTGTATTCGTCCCCGAGACAGGAGGAAAGGACCTAGAAGAAATTGAGAAATTGTTTGGCGGGACTTCATCCTCGCCACAAGAGTCAGGGGTGAAGAACAGAGATCAAAGTGTCGGCTAG
- the LOC119172591 gene encoding solute carrier family 2, facilitated glucose transporter member 8: MTTCISTTAIGENSPVDLTEKTTRQAPCLNRAITGTTEPFMVSVCSTAVPSPVTLTDGEAVAIVAPDNVGTAADARRRLYVSVAVTYLAALSCGLSMAYSSPALPGIRKVMEFSDGDSDCFGSLVTLGAVIGGVSGVIWKIVQYLAVTALYTLGHATGRQLSVTGRRGTLIASSAWYMSGWACLAVATPKAALFVGRLLTGVGTGMVALAVTVFISEISPSDLRGLLNTGANLVLSSGILVVFVLGKFFSFSMLAICCMIPAAIMAISLLWCHESPRWLLKNGLRDRAAAALRFFVGPFAAAELVAMEQALVRPGGDVEARFTLRDLTSPRIYRSFLCVLLVMSMQQLSAVGVIITFAQDIFEEAGTSVSPENAAIAVAAIQVIMVAVATVLADRLGRKVLLLFSSAVSSLSLAVLGLSFHIKAAVADKFVEAYGWLPLTSLCAFFVGYSVGLGPLPWVLLGEMIPLKAKGFATGTCTATLFAEAFVLTISYNSIRAILGTAATYWMFSAFLAASFVLVLIFVPETKGKDLEQIERLFGPSLSSPLGSLAKSDASNAT; the protein is encoded by the exons ATGACCACGTGCATCAGTACGACGGCAATCGGTGAAAACTCTCCTGTTGACCTGACAGAAAAGACCACACGTCAAGCTCCTTGTCTGAACAGAGCCATCACAGGTACCACAGAGCCTTTCATGGTAAGCGTGTGCTCTACAGCAGTTCCGAGCCCTGTAACGCTGACAGACGGTGAAGCCGTGGCTATCGTCGCCCCTGACAACGTGGGAACGGCGGCAGATGCCCGCAGGCGGCTGTACGTCAGCGTGGCAGTAACCTACCTGGCTGCACTGTCGTGCGGCCTGTCCATGGCCTACTCGTCTCCAGCGCTTCCGGGCATACGGAAGGTCATGGAATTCAGTGACGGGGACAGCGACTGCTTCGGCTCCCTCGTCACTCTCGGCGCAGTCATCGGTGGTGTAAGCGGTG TTATATGGAAAATAGTTCAATACTTGGCGGTCACTGCGCTTTACACTCTCGGGCACGCGACAGGACGTCAGCTGAGCGTCACCGGACGGCGCGGCACCCTGATCGCCTCATCCGCCTGGTATATGAGTGGCTGGGCATGTCTGGCGGTGGCCACTCCTAAGGCAGCACTGTTCGTCGGTCGCCTGCTCACAGGCGTCGGTACCGGCATGGTGGCGCTCGCAGTCACCGTCTTCATATCGGAGATATCGCCCTCCGATCTGCGCGGGCTGCTCAACACGGGTGCCAATCTGGTTCTGTCCTCCGGTATCCTGGTAGTCTTCGTGCTGGGAAAGTTCTTCAGCTTCTCGATGCTTGCCATCTGCTGCATGATACCGGCGGCCATCATGGCCATCTCGCTGCTCTGGTGTCATGAATCTCCCCGCTGGCTCCTCAAGAACGGCTTGAGGGATCGAGCGGCCGCGGCCCTGCGTTTCTTCGTCGGCCCTTTCGCCGCAGCCGAGCTTGTCGCGATGGAGCAGGCTCTCGTGCGCCCAGGCGGGGACGTTGAAGCGAGGTTTACGCTGCGAGACCTGACATCACCGCGCATCTACCGGTCTTTCCTGTGTGTTCTGTTGGTCATGAGTATGCAGCAGCTCTCGGCCGTAGGCGTGATCATCACGTTCGCCCAGGACATCTTTGAGGAGGCCGGCACGTCAGTGTCCCCAGAAAACGCAGCAATTGCCGTGGCGGCCATCCAA GTGATCATGGTGGCAGTAGCCACGGTCCTCGCCGATCGCCTGGGCCGGAAAGTGCTGCTTCTCTTCTCATCCGCCGTGTCTTCGCTAAGCCTCGCTGTGCTCGGCCTGTCCTTCCACATCAAAGCGGCCGTGGCGGACAAGTTCGTGGAGGCCTACGGTTGGCTGCCGTTGACGAGCCTGTGCGCCTTCTTCGTCGGCTACTCCGTCGGGCTGGGCCCTTTGCCGTGGGTACTTCTGGGTGAGATGATACCCCTGAAGGCCAAAGGATTCGCGACGGGGACGTGCACCGCGACACTGTTCGCCGAGGCATTCGTCCTCACTATAAGCTACAACAGCATCCGTGCAATCCTGGGCACTGCGGCGACCTACTGGATGTTCAGCGCATTCCTGGCTGCGAGCTTCGTTCTCGTTTTAATATTTGTTCCCGAGACAAAGGGCAAAGACCTGGAACAAATTGAGCGCCTTTTCGGGCCTAGCTTGTCGTCTCCTCTTGGATCATTAGCGAAGAGTGACGCTTCGAATGCAACATAG